Below is a window of Candidatus Gorgyraea atricola DNA.
TCAACCTCTCCGACATCAGCAAGATCAGATACAACGCGGTCCAATACCTTCCTGCCTATATCCATGTGAGCCATCTCCCTGCCCCTGAATACCATTGTAATCTTTGTCTTATCCCCTCTTTCCAAAAATTTCTTGAGATGGTGAAGCTTGACCTGATAGTCGTGTTCTTCTATATGAGGTTTTACCTTGATCTCCTTTAGATGCACTATCTTTTGATGTTTGCGGGCCTCTTTTTCCTTTTTATCCTGGTCGTATTTGAATTTACTATAATCCATAATACGACATACAGGCGGCTTTGCAGAAGCTGCGACTTCTACTAAATCAAGTCCTGCCTCCTGCGCCCTCTGCAGCGCATCTTGAGTGGGCACAACTCCCATCTGCTCACTATCAGGCCCTATCAACCTGACCTCTTTTATCCTGATTCTTTGATTTACTCTAAGTGGCCTTGCGATACTAATCACCTCCTATTTTCGTTGTTCGGTTTTAGGTGTTCGCGATTCGTCTTTTATCCTCTTCAAAAACTCCTCTATCTTTATAGTGCCGAGATTGCCTTCTTTTCTTGCGCGGAGCGAAACCGTACCAGCGTCTTTTTCCTTGTCGCCCACGATCAGCATATACGGGACCTTGTTTAATTCTGCCTCGCGTATCTTATACTGAAGCTTTTCGCTCCTTGCGTCTATCTCAGCCCTTATATCTTCCTCCTGTAATTTCTTCAAAATGCCTGTTGCGTAATCATGCGAGCGATCTGTGATCGGGGCCACTACTGCCTGCACAGGACTAAGCCACACAGGAAACGCGCCTTTATAATGCTCGATAAGCGTACCTATAAAACGCTCAACACTCCCGAGTATAACCCTGTGCAACATTACTGGTCTCTCTTTTTTGCCGTCTTTCGATATGTAAGATAGATCAAATCTTTCAGGCAACGCAAAATCACACTGTACTGTTGCGCACTGCCAAGGACGGCCCAATGCATCTTTTACCATGATATCTATCTTTGGCCCGTAAAACGCTCCCTCGCCCTCGTTGACTTCGTACTTCATGCTTTTTGACTCGAGCGCCTTCTTTAGCGCGCCTGTAGCAGCTTCCCAAATATCGAGTGAGCCAATGTATTTTGGCGGGCGGGTTGAAAGATCGATCTTATAATCAGTAAATCCAAACACCTTCATTGTATCAATGACAAAATCTATAACACCCTCGATCTCTTTTTCAACCTGTGATGGAAGACAAAAGATATGCGCATCGTCCTGCGTAAATCCTCTTACCCTTAAAAGCCCATGGAGCACGCCTGATTTTTCGCGCCTGTGCACATTGCCTAATTCAAAAAATCGTATAGGCAGGTCCTTGTAGCTGCGTAGTTTTGACTTATAGATCAGCATATGGCCAGGACAGTTCATTGGCTTTAGCACATACTCGTCTTTCTCGACCTTAAAGATGTACATGTTTTCTTTATAATATTCATAATGGCCAGAAGTGACCCAGATGTCTGATTTTAAGATATGCGGGCTCATAACTATCTGATAGCCGCGCTTCAAATGTTCTTTCTTTATGTAATCCTCTATGTGCATCCTTAATAAAGCGCCTTTTGGATGATAAAACACAAGGCCTGGCCCGACCTCGTCGTGGATGCTGAATAGATCCAGGTCTTTGCCAAGTTTTCTGTGATCCCGGAGCTTTGCCTCTTCTCTGAGTCTCATAAATTCCTTAATAGCTGCCTTGCTGTCAAAGCAAGTGCCATAGATCCGCTGGAGCATTGGGTTTGTCTCAATGCCAT
It encodes the following:
- the infC gene encoding translation initiation factor IF-3, whose protein sequence is MISIARPLRVNQRIRIKEVRLIGPDSEQMGVVPTQDALQRAQEAGLDLVEVAASAKPPVCRIMDYSKFKYDQDKKEKEARKHQKIVHLKEIKVKPHIEEHDYQVKLHHLKKFLERGDKTKITMVFRGREMAHMDIGRKVLDRVVSDLADVGEVEKGPAREGRSIQVYFTPRAKSTVKK
- the thrS gene encoding threonine--tRNA ligase, producing the protein MAQNLDALRHSCSHVMADAVKRLFPTVKLGIGPSIEDGFYYDFDKEEPFAFEDLAIIEKEMSKIIKADQEFKQESISKKEALKLFKKEPYKIELINNLEGDTVSLYKHGKFIDLCKGPHVKSTGQIGAFKLLSIAGAYWHGIETNPMLQRIYGTCFDSKAAIKEFMRLREEAKLRDHRKLGKDLDLFSIHDEVGPGLVFYHPKGALLRMHIEDYIKKEHLKRGYQIVMSPHILKSDIWVTSGHYEYYKENMYIFKVEKDEYVLKPMNCPGHMLIYKSKLRSYKDLPIRFFELGNVHRREKSGVLHGLLRVRGFTQDDAHIFCLPSQVEKEIEGVIDFVIDTMKVFGFTDYKIDLSTRPPKYIGSLDIWEAATGALKKALESKSMKYEVNEGEGAFYGPKIDIMVKDALGRPWQCATVQCDFALPERFDLSYISKDGKKERPVMLHRVILGSVERFIGTLIEHYKGAFPVWLSPVQAVVAPITDRSHDYATGILKKLQEEDIRAEIDARSEKLQYKIREAELNKVPYMLIVGDKEKDAGTVSLRARKEGNLGTIKIEEFLKRIKDESRTPKTEQRK